In Dermacentor silvarum isolate Dsil-2018 chromosome 2, BIME_Dsil_1.4, whole genome shotgun sequence, the following proteins share a genomic window:
- the LOC119443077 gene encoding uncharacterized protein LOC119443077 isoform X1, which yields MAPGKLLGRLLIVAIVSLFDAIDDVDADDGIQWLGDACNDDDDCHDAFNLLCVKGQCACKQGFVSAQFSCHPASPLGGKCTYHAQCQYSDPHSACDLTGHCVCVDGFTPRRDTVTTKKCAADADDDRQYLDAAAVLKPHAITGYHSSYGSGVTTFGIIVLVLAFVLAVACLLKFVICNWNQQQSPPLRKHSRKYNYLTVGYLKDNETQALLPPGRRPPSYSEATRVPQITISDYSSLSHPTTTVYTST from the exons ATGGCGCCCGGAAAGCTTCTCGGAAGGCTGCTAATCGTCGCCATCGTGTCGCTGTTTGACGCCATCGACGACGTGGATGCAGACGATG GTATCCAGTGGCTCGGCGACGCttgcaatgacgacgacgactgcCACGATGCATTCAACCTGCTCTGCGTCAAGGGTCAGTGCGCCTGTAAGCAGGGATTCGTCTCGGCGCAGTTCAGCTGCCACCCAG CTTCGCCCCTTGGCGGGAAGTGTACGTACCATGCCCAATGCCAGTACAGCGACCCGCACAGCGCGTGCGACCTGACGGGACACTGCGTGTGCGTGGATGGGTTCACGCCGCGCCGGGACACTGTGACCACCAAGAAGTGCGCCGCCGACGCGGACGACGACCGTCAGTATCTGGACGCCGCTGCGGTGTTGAAACCGCACGCGATCACAG GATATCACAGTTCTTATGGCAGCGGCGTCACGACTTTTGGTATCATCGTGCTGGTGCTGGCGTTTGTGCTAGCGGTCGCCTGCCTCCTCAAGTTCGTTATCTGCAACTG GAACCAGCAACAATCACCACCTTTGAGGAAACATTCCAGGAAATACAACTACCTCACCGTGGGTTACCTCAAAG ACAATGAAACACAAGCTCTTCTTCCACCG GGGAGGCGTCCACCCAGCTACTCAGAAGCCACCAGGGTGCCGCAGATCACCATTTCCGATTACTCATCCCTTTCTCACCCCACCACGACCGTCTACACAAGCACGTGA
- the LOC119443077 gene encoding uncharacterized protein LOC119443077 isoform X2: protein MAPGKLLGRLLIVAIVSLFDAIDDVDADDGIQWLGDACNDDDDCHDAFNLLCVKGQCACKQGFVSAQFSCHPASPLGGKCTYHAQCQYSDPHSACDLTGHCVCVDGFTPRRDTVTTKKCAADADDDRYHSSYGSGVTTFGIIVLVLAFVLAVACLLKFVICNWNQQQSPPLRKHSRKYNYLTVGYLKDNETQALLPPGRRPPSYSEATRVPQITISDYSSLSHPTTTVYTST, encoded by the exons ATGGCGCCCGGAAAGCTTCTCGGAAGGCTGCTAATCGTCGCCATCGTGTCGCTGTTTGACGCCATCGACGACGTGGATGCAGACGATG GTATCCAGTGGCTCGGCGACGCttgcaatgacgacgacgactgcCACGATGCATTCAACCTGCTCTGCGTCAAGGGTCAGTGCGCCTGTAAGCAGGGATTCGTCTCGGCGCAGTTCAGCTGCCACCCAG CTTCGCCCCTTGGCGGGAAGTGTACGTACCATGCCCAATGCCAGTACAGCGACCCGCACAGCGCGTGCGACCTGACGGGACACTGCGTGTGCGTGGATGGGTTCACGCCGCGCCGGGACACTGTGACCACCAAGAAGTGCGCCGCCGACGCGGACGACGACC GATATCACAGTTCTTATGGCAGCGGCGTCACGACTTTTGGTATCATCGTGCTGGTGCTGGCGTTTGTGCTAGCGGTCGCCTGCCTCCTCAAGTTCGTTATCTGCAACTG GAACCAGCAACAATCACCACCTTTGAGGAAACATTCCAGGAAATACAACTACCTCACCGTGGGTTACCTCAAAG ACAATGAAACACAAGCTCTTCTTCCACCG GGGAGGCGTCCACCCAGCTACTCAGAAGCCACCAGGGTGCCGCAGATCACCATTTCCGATTACTCATCCCTTTCTCACCCCACCACGACCGTCTACACAAGCACGTGA